The following proteins are encoded in a genomic region of Glycine max cultivar Williams 82 chromosome 18, Glycine_max_v4.0, whole genome shotgun sequence:
- the LOC106797051 gene encoding uncharacterized protein, producing the protein MKERIPCAHHTVASPQPTDDPTMGFFDTVVSRVGGDGFWFEGLTVVSGGVVTCAKGNKKRGRKHASSPPGAVSDGVTRFNTATKVSHANDLVMIPSLCSWEQMVKWIVLRNLVLEDAGTQCSDRM; encoded by the exons ATGAAAGAAAGGATTCCCTGTGCACACCACACGGTGGCGTCGCCGCAACCCACTGATGACCCGACGATGGGTTTCTTTGACACAGTGGTTTCACGTGTTGGTGGCGACGGGTTCTGGTTTGAGGGTTTGACGGTGGTGAGTGGCGGAGTTGTGACGTGTGCGAAGGGGAACAAGAAAAGGGGAAGAAAGCATGCGTCGTCGCCGCCAGGCGCCGTTTCCGACGGTGTCACACGGTTCAACACAGCGACGAAGGTTTCACATGCTAATG aTCTTGTGATGATTCCttccttgtgttcgtgggagcagatggtcAAGTGGATTGTTTTAAGGAACCTCGTGCTGGAGGACgccgggacacaatgctctgataggatgtga